TGACTTGCATTACAAAGAGGCATGTTGTGTCACTATAACACATCCTCAAATACTCTTAAGAAAACCTACGCATAAATTCCAATAACCATTCAGCAACAAACtgcaataatcaatataaagttcacagttaatttaaaaataccatggaaggaaaaaaatgattttacaaaTCCATTATTGCctaaagcaataaaaacacagacctTCAGCTGTGTACACTCCAAACATAGCTTTTCAGATGTGGAGGAGTGAAATACGCTAGTTTCGGAGAAGAGAACTGTCtggattgattttcttttcatggaAGACAGAGATGCAGGGGGATTAACTACTGCTAGGTTGCCTTCCACGTAGGACTGGcaccagcagtgtgtgtgggtgggaaAGCAGTGGGGGCTGCCCGTGTATTTCTGCCATGTGTGGCCATGTTCATTATCAATACACTCAAATTATAGaggcattgtgtttttgtttttgatgtccTGTAAATCAGTGTCTTCAGGTGTCTGCATGAACATAAACGGAGGAGTGTGTGGGTGGTCATAGGATTTCTGTTTGCTGTTGCTGCAGTGGAAACATCATCACTATAAAACTGTCATGTGGAGGTGGCTGTGTTTGCACATTTGTGCTGCTGTGGTGCGAGGTGAGACCTAAAAAGTAACTTTCCAATCTGAGATGATGAGGGATTCCACTTACTCCTCTGATTTCCAATCAGGGCTGAGCTTCTGTATTCATCAGGGGAGGCCTTTGTACTGcaggaaagggaaaaaaagactgcaaTTTAGACTCAGTGATGAGAAGACGAAGAAAAGAGGGAACAGTTAActcttctcccctcccccttcctgTGCATCGTCAACCCCTTTTCTCCCTGCTTCAATGTTTGACGTCACACAAAAGGAGACCAATCAGACCACTCAGACTTCCCTGTTTTTCTTCCCTAGCTCCTCCCCTTTCCATGGTGCCATATATATCCCCCGCCACTACATTCAGTAGAGTGTACAATGTGCTGCCAGAGAGCGGGCAGGCTGAGTACAGAGAAAcagcaagaggaggagggagagaaggggaaagTGTGAGTGGATTTCAGCGCTGACTTAAAAGCCTTTGTCTTCAGTCATTTCTCCGATGTGACAGAAAGCtccctttcctttctctttctttgtgccTCTCTCTACTTCTTTCTGCCTCTCCAGGCCAGAGCTGACTGCAAACGTGATCCAAGAGGCCCACGCTGCAGCCTGGCTTCAGGATTCCAACAGCTCACAGCATCAGAATGGGCTGTACGACAGGCCATCTGGCTTGCCAACCCCAGACCAACACAGGGCAGGAGAGTCAGTCCCTGGAGGCTGGCGGGGCCAAAGTCCCTGATGTGCTGTCCTCTCTGGAGCGTCTATCCCAAGCCACTGGTGGCATGGAGAAGTCCTGGTACCGCTGCATCTTTCCATTTGGGATCATCTCTCTGGTGATCGGTGTGGCAGGAACCGGGGTGACCTACACCTATAATGACCTGCCTCAGACTAAAGTGGTGTCAGTGGTGCTGCTTGTCATGGGTCTTTTTCTGTTGCTGACCGCCACCGCCTGTTGGACTGTCcacaagaagaaaagaaggaaaaagaaagagggaggctcCTTCACCTCTGAGCAGTGTCCCCTGTGAGGCACATGGGGAAAGCAGTGGTAGGAA
This genomic window from Anoplopoma fimbria isolate UVic2021 breed Golden Eagle Sablefish chromosome 11, Afim_UVic_2022, whole genome shotgun sequence contains:
- the LOC129098739 gene encoding transmembrane protein 100; amino-acid sequence: MGCTTGHLACQPQTNTGQESQSLEAGGAKVPDVLSSLERLSQATGGMEKSWYRCIFPFGIISLVIGVAGTGVTYTYNDLPQTKVVSVVLLVMGLFLLLTATACWTVHKKKRRKKKEGGSFTSEQCPL